A genomic stretch from Sceloporus undulatus isolate JIND9_A2432 ecotype Alabama chromosome 5, SceUnd_v1.1, whole genome shotgun sequence includes:
- the LOC121931949 gene encoding 16 kDa beta-galactoside-binding lectin-like, with translation MECGVVATRVKVFPGDTVEVKGKILPGCKGFEVNLGKDCDNLVLHFNPRFDCKGDVNTIVCNSRRDGVWEDEERDSHFPFEEDGNLKVSFTFNTSEVKVKLADDHEISFPNRLGLDVIEYIAVEGDFRIRVLKFC, from the exons ATGGAGTGT GGAGTGGTTGCTACTCGTGTGAAAGTTTTCCCTGGAGACACGGTTGAAGTGAAAGGCAAGATCTTGCCAGGTTGCAAAGG TTTTGAGGTGAATCTGGGCAAGGACTGTGACAACCTGGTGCTACACTTCAATCCTCGCTTTGACTGCAAGGGGGACGTGAACACCATTGTGTGCAATTCCAGGAGAGATGGAGTATGGGAAGATGAGGAAAGAGACTCCCATTTTCCATTTGAAGAGGATGGCAACCTGAAG gtttCCTTCACTTTCAATACCTCTGAGGTAAAAGTGAAACTGGCCGATGACCATGAGATCTCCTTCCCTAACCGACTGGGCCTTGATGTCATTGAATATATAGCAGTAGAGGGGGACTTCAGAATCAGAGTTCTCAAATTTTGCTGA